The Anaerolineae bacterium genomic interval GTGCCAGCCGTTTCATGAACGACTCGCCTCAGATCAGTCAGGGATGGCAGAAGCCGAGCAAGTGTACTCGGCTTCTGCCCAACGCATATGTGGTGAATGGTGCGCCGGCTTCAGACTGGCCGGCGGTTAGTGCACGAAGTCCACGATGGCCTGCTGGCAGGCGCCGGCGCCAGAGGCGCTGGCCGTGGTGTGCACATTGGCCAGCTCGGAGATGCGCTTGCCGGACGCATCCACCACCCAGACGTACCAGTTGCCCTCGCGCGGCCCCTGTGGGTCGAGGATGAAGGTATAGATCGGGCGCGTCGGGTCCGTACCGGTGACATAATCGGGCACCGGTGGGTTTGGGTCGTCCGGGATCCAGGACAGGCGCACGCGCTTGCCGGTCTGCGGCGTGGTGCCTTCATAGACGGTGCCCTGGATATAGGTGATGCCGGCGTTGGGCAGGCAGGACTGCACGACTGCCCGGTAGTAGAAGGCCGGGGCAGGGGTGGGCGTCGGCGGCTGTGGCGCCGGCGTGTTGGTCGGTGGGCGCGGCCGCGGCGTCGGAGTGGGCGGGACCGTCTCGTCTACCGGGATGGTGTCCATCGGCACGCTCAGGTCCACATACTCTGAGGCCACCCAGCCCTCCTGATTGTTCAGACAGCACACTCTCAGCCAGGTCGAATCGGCGGTGCGCTTGCGCACCTCCAGCACATAGCCTTTGGACAGTTTGCCCAGGGAGGCGTACTGGGTGCTGGGGCCGGCGCGGTAGTTCAGGTTGGCCAGCTTCACGATCGCCTGC includes:
- a CDS encoding SH3 domain-containing protein, which translates into the protein MHKRSSLILVVALLALLVTMGCSVSQLVGKRPPTPTPTFTKTPKPTFTPTPVFTPTPIPTNTPVPTDTPAVTPTPTDTPQPTPTPMPQAIVKLANLNYRAGPSTQYASLGKLSKGYVLEVRKRTADSTWLRVCCLNNQEGWVASEYVDLSVPMDTIPVDETVPPTPTPRPRPPTNTPAPQPPTPTPAPAFYYRAVVQSCLPNAGITYIQGTVYEGTTPQTGKRVRLSWIPDDPNPPVPDYVTGTDPTRPIYTFILDPQGPREGNWYVWVVDASGKRISELANVHTTASASGAGACQQAIVDFVH